From Sceloporus undulatus isolate JIND9_A2432 ecotype Alabama chromosome 6, SceUnd_v1.1, whole genome shotgun sequence, one genomic window encodes:
- the SEC11A gene encoding signal peptidase complex catalytic subunit SEC11A, with translation MAAGSGSEECSFPPPLPPRGGGFSAAFACSFLAMFSFDFLDDVRRMNKRQLYYQVLNFGMIVSSALMIWKGLMVATGSESPIVVVLSGSMEPAFHRGDLLFLTNRIEEPIRVGEIVVFRIEGREIPIVHRVLKIHEKQNGDIKFLTKGDNNAVDDRGLYKQGQHWLEKKDVVGRARGFVPYIGIVTILMNDYPKFKYTVLFLLGLFVLVHRE, from the exons ATGGCTGCCGGAAGCGGAAGTGAAGAgtgttctttcccccctccccttcctcctcgcGGTGGCGGCTTTTCGGCTGCCTTCGCCTGTTCGTTCCTCGCGATGTTTTCCTTCGACTTCCTGGACGATGTTCGGCGGATGAACAAGCGCCAG CTGTATTACCAGGTGCTGAACTTTGGGATGATCGTTTCCTCAGCGCTGATGATCTGGAAGGGGCTGATGGTGGCAACGGGCAGTGAGAGCCCCATCGTGGTCGTACTTAG TGGCAGTATGGAACCTGCATTCCACAGAGGAGACCTTCTCTTCTTAACCAATCGCATTGAAGAGCCAATCAGAGTGGGTGAAATTGTGGTCTTCAGGATAGAAGGAAGGGAAATTCCAATAGTGCACCGAGTTTTGAAAATTCATGAAAA ACAAAACGGAGACATCAAGTTTTTGACAAAGGGTGACAACAATGCTGTTGATGACAGAGGCTTGTACAAGCAAGGGCAGCACTGGTTGGAGAAGAAGGATGTGGTGGGAAGAGCGAGAGG atTTGTGCCATATATTGGAATTGTAACCATCCTAATGAATGACTATCCCAAATTCAAG TACACTGTCCTCTTTCTACTGGGCTTGTTCGTTCTAGTCCATCGAGAATAG